One stretch of Prunus persica cultivar Lovell chromosome G1, Prunus_persica_NCBIv2, whole genome shotgun sequence DNA includes these proteins:
- the LOC109949293 gene encoding rust resistance kinase Lr10-like, translating to MILNDMEREKPITFTSQQLQIATDNFTNLFGQGGFGAVYKGIFSNGTLVAVKVLNGSSDKRIEEQFMAEVGTIGRIHPFNLVRLHGLCFEKHLRALVYEYMRNGLLDKFLFHRNKDLGFEKLHEIAVGTARGIAYLHEECQQRIVHYDIKPENILLDANFFPKVADFGLAKLCNRDNTHITMTGGRGTPGYAAPEVWMRFSITHKCDVYSFGMLLFEIIGRRRNLDINIQDSQDWFPRWVWKKFEPGELGEIMVVCGIEEKDKERAERIVKVAIWCVQYMPEARPSMSVVVKMLEGAIEIPRPSTNPFQHLMSDTPYPTAPVYDTSNGTYSTSAFGSDPSRTVTGYSVVHGTPIMRKYEIEIAST from the coding sequence ATGATTCTAAATGATATGGAAAGAGAGAAGCCCATCACGTTCACTTCTCAACAACTTCAGATTGCAACTGATAACTTCACCAACTTGTTTGGGCAAGGAGGTTTTGGTGCAGTTTATAAAGGGATATTTAGTAATGGAACCCTTGTAGCAGTGAAGGTTCTAAATGGGAGCTCAGACAAGAGAATAGAGGAACAATTTATGGCGGAAGTTGGTACAATTGGAAGAATTCATCCTTTCAATCTAGTCCGTCTTCATGGTTTATGCTTTGAGAAACACCTCAGAGCACTTGTTTATGAGTACATGCGAAATGGATTGCTTGATAAGTTCTTATTTCATAGGAACAAGGACTTAGGATTTGAAAAGCTTCATGAAATAGCGGTGGGGACAGCGAGAGGGATTGCTTACTTGCATGAAGAATGCCAACAACGAATAGTCCATTACGATATAAAGCCTGAAAATATTCTTTTGGACGCAAATTTCTTTCCAAAAGTAGCTGATTTCGGTTTGGCTAAGCTCTGTAACAGGGATAATACTCATATAACCATGACTGGGGGGAGAGGCACTCCTGGTTATGCTGCACCTGAAGTATGGATGCGGTTTTCTATAACACACAAATGTGATGTTTACAGCTTTGGGATGCTATTGTTTGAGATCATTGGCAGGAGAAGGAATCTTGACATTAATATTCAAGACAGCCAAGACTGGTTCCCAAGGTGGGTTTGGAAGAAGTTTGAGCCTGGAGAACTAGGAGAGATAATGGTTGTTTGCGGAATAGAGGAGAAAGATAAAGAGAGGGCTGAGAGAATTGTAAAGGTTGCTATTTGGTGTGTCCAGTATATGCCTGAGGCAAGGCCTTCGATGAGTGTTGTGGTGAAAATGTTGGAAGGAGCTATTGAGATTCCTAGACCTTCAACTAACCCGTTTCAGCACTTGATGTCGGATACTCCATACCCAACTGCACCTGTCTATGATACTTCAAATGGAACATATAGCACTAGCGCTTTCGGTTCAGATCCCTCACGAACAGTAACTGGATACAGCGTTGTACATGGAACTCCTATCATGaggaaatatgaaattgaaatagCGTCTACCTAG
- the LOC109948542 gene encoding telomere repeat-binding factor 3-like — MGRVFESSEGQDDARAKEPCELQNSESMMYQRPQRKKMIIIRRNMAQQEAAVAMARAVAEAEAATAEAEEASRKADEAEEEAREAEEAAWKARYWK; from the exons ATGGGGAGGGTGTTTGAGTCATCTGAAGGCCAAGATGATGCTAGAGCTAAAGAGCCATGCGAACTTCAAAATAGCGAATCGATGATGTACCAGAG ACCACAACGTAAGAAGATGATCATCATAAGAAGGAACATGGCCCAACAGGAGGCTGCTGTGGCTATGGCTCGAGCAGTTGCAGAGGCCGAAGCTGCCACAGCAGAAGCTGAAGAGGCATCTAGGAAAGCTGATGAAGCTGAAGAGGAAGCTAGGGAAGCTGAAGAGGCAGCTTGGAAAGCAAGGTACTGGAAGTAG